In Cicer arietinum cultivar CDC Frontier isolate Library 1 chromosome 7, Cicar.CDCFrontier_v2.0, whole genome shotgun sequence, a single window of DNA contains:
- the LOC101505613 gene encoding 2-methylene-furan-3-one reductase-like, translating to MKMQKAWFYEEYGPKEVLKLGDLPIPSPLHNQLLVQVYAAALNPIDSKRRFRPIFPAEFPVVPGCDMAGVVIGKGANVKKFNIGDEVYGNIQDFNNSMEKPKQLGTLAQFIVVEESLVARKPKCLSFEEAASLPLAVQTAIEGFKTGEFKKGQTIFVVGGAGGVGTLVLQLAKLLFGASYVVSSCSTPKVKFVKQFGADEVVDYTKTKYEDIQDKFDFLYDTVGDCKKSFVLAKKDAAIVDITWPPSHPRAVYSSLTVSGEILEKLRPYLERGEIKPVIDPKGQYHFDNVIDAFGYIETGRAWGKVVVSHFPLEEIHSTVLSEINPNIKLNGLAKRPYKK from the exons ATGAAAATGCAGAAAGCTTGGTTCTATGAGGAGTATGGTCCTAAGGAAGTCCTTAAGTTAGGGGACTTACCTATCCCATCTCCTCTGCATAACCAACTTCTTGTCCAAGTGTATGCTGCTGCTTTGAATCCCATCGATTCAAAGAGGCGTTTTCGTCCGATTTTTCCGGCCGAGTTTCCT GTGGTTCCTGGATGTGACATGGCTGGAGTGGTGATAGGAAAAGGTgctaatgtaaaaaaatttaacatagGTGATGAAGTGTATGGAAACATACAAGATTTTAATAATAGTATGGAAAAACCAAAGCAACTTGGAACTTTGGCACAGTTCATTGTTGTGGAAGAGAGTTTGGTTGCAAGAAAACCAAAATGTCTTTCATTTGAGGAGGCTGCAAGTTTGCCTTTGGCAGTACAGACAGCAATAGAAGGCTTCAAAACTGGAGAGTTTAAAAAGGGTCAGACAATTTTTGTGGTTGGTGGTGCAG GTGGGGTTGGAACTTTAGTACTTCAGTTGGCAAAACTTTTGTTTGGAGCTTCCTATGTTGTGTCTTCATGTAGCACACCTAAAGTCAAATTTGTTAAACAGTTTGGTGCTGATGAAGTGGTGGACTATACTAAGACTAAATATGAAGACATTCAGGacaaatttgattttctttatgaTACAGTTG gTGATTGCAAAAAATCTTTTGTTCTAGCAAAAAAGGATGCAGCAATAGTTGACATAACATGGCCTCCATCACATCCAAGAGCAGTTTATTCAAGTCTGACAGTGTCTGGAGAAATCTTGGAAAAGCTGAGACCATATTTGGAAAGAGGAGAGATCAAACCTGTGATTGATCCAAAAGGTCAATATCATTTTGACAATGTGATTGATGCTTTTGGATACATAGAAACTGGAAGAGCTTGGGGAAAAGTTGTGGTCTCACACTTTCCATTGGAGGAAATTCACTCTACTGTTTTATCTGAGATTAATCCTAATATCAAACTGAATGGCTTGGCAAAACGTCCTTATAAGAAGTAG